A genome region from Proteus vulgaris includes the following:
- the prlC gene encoding oligopeptidase A, which produces MSNPLLSTTGLPAFSLIKPEHIVPALKDVLTTYRQTVEKLLADNTQFTWDNLCQPLAEAGDKLSRVWSPVSHLNSVKNGAELREAYEQCLPLLSEFSTWMGQHEGLYQAYKSIKESADFNALTQPQKKAIENALRDFELSGIGLPKEKQQRFGEISARMSELGAKYGNNVLDATMGWSKLITNVEDLSGMPQSAIDAAKAIAQAKEQDGYLLTLDMPSYLPVMTYADNRELRKEMSIAYSTRASDQGPNAGQWDNSEIIAEILALRHELAQLLGFKNYAEKSLATKMAESPEQVLNFLTDLASRAHPQGEKELAELTQFAKEHYGVDKLESWDLAYYSEKQKQHLFSIDDEQLRPYFPEQRALSGLFEVVHRIYGLTAKERNDIDTWHDDVRFFELYDESNTLRGSFYLDLYAREHKRGGAWMDDCIGRMRHADGSLQNPVAYLTCNFNKPVGDKPALFTHNEVTTLFHEFGHGLHHMLTQIDTADVAGINGVPWDAVELPSQFMENWCWEPEALAFISGHYETGEPLPQEMLDNMLKAKNYQSAMFVLRQLEFGLFDFRLHAEYDPAKGACVMETLTNVKEQVSVVPSTPWARFPHAFSHIFAGGYAAGYYSYLWADVLAADAFSRFSEEGIFNRETGQSFLDNILTRGGSEEPMELFKRFRGREPKLDAMLKGYGIKG; this is translated from the coding sequence ATGTCAAATCCATTACTTAGCACAACGGGATTACCTGCATTTTCCCTTATCAAACCAGAACATATTGTTCCTGCACTAAAAGACGTTTTAACCACGTATCGCCAAACCGTCGAAAAATTACTGGCTGATAATACGCAATTTACTTGGGATAACCTTTGCCAACCATTAGCAGAAGCAGGTGATAAACTTTCTCGTGTTTGGTCCCCCGTTAGCCATTTAAATTCTGTTAAAAACGGTGCTGAACTGCGTGAAGCATACGAACAGTGTTTACCGTTACTATCTGAATTCAGTACATGGATGGGACAGCACGAAGGCTTATATCAAGCTTATAAATCAATTAAAGAAAGTGCTGATTTTAATGCATTAACTCAACCACAGAAAAAAGCAATTGAAAATGCATTACGTGACTTTGAATTATCTGGTATCGGTTTACCAAAAGAGAAACAACAGCGTTTTGGTGAAATCAGCGCACGTATGTCTGAGTTAGGTGCTAAATATGGTAATAATGTATTAGATGCCACAATGGGGTGGTCTAAATTAATTACTAATGTAGAAGATTTATCAGGTATGCCTCAAAGTGCCATTGATGCCGCAAAAGCTATCGCACAAGCGAAAGAGCAAGACGGCTATCTATTAACACTGGATATGCCAAGCTATCTCCCTGTTATGACCTATGCGGATAATCGTGAACTTAGAAAAGAGATGAGTATCGCTTATAGCACACGTGCCTCTGATCAAGGTCCAAATGCGGGTCAGTGGGACAATAGCGAAATTATCGCCGAGATCCTCGCATTACGTCACGAACTCGCTCAATTGCTTGGTTTTAAAAATTACGCTGAAAAATCGCTTGCCACCAAAATGGCGGAGTCTCCAGAACAAGTACTTAATTTCTTGACCGATTTAGCCTCTCGGGCCCATCCACAAGGTGAAAAAGAGTTAGCTGAACTCACCCAATTTGCAAAAGAGCACTATGGCGTTGATAAATTAGAGTCATGGGATCTGGCTTACTACAGTGAAAAACAGAAACAGCACCTGTTCTCAATCGATGATGAGCAACTACGTCCTTACTTTCCTGAGCAACGTGCTTTAAGTGGCTTATTTGAAGTCGTTCATCGTATCTATGGTTTAACAGCTAAAGAACGTAACGATATCGACACTTGGCACGATGATGTCCGTTTCTTTGAACTTTATGATGAAAGCAACACGTTACGTGGTAGCTTCTATCTGGATTTATATGCTCGTGAACACAAACGTGGCGGCGCTTGGATGGATGATTGCATAGGCAGAATGCGTCATGCTGATGGCTCACTGCAAAATCCCGTTGCTTACCTCACTTGTAACTTCAATAAACCTGTAGGTGATAAACCCGCCTTATTTACTCATAATGAAGTCACTACACTGTTCCATGAGTTTGGTCATGGCTTACATCACATGTTAACGCAAATTGATACTGCTGATGTTGCAGGTATTAATGGCGTGCCTTGGGATGCTGTTGAATTACCGAGTCAATTTATGGAAAACTGGTGCTGGGAGCCAGAAGCGTTAGCCTTTATTTCTGGTCATTATGAAACTGGCGAACCATTACCGCAGGAAATGCTTGATAATATGCTCAAAGCAAAAAATTATCAGTCAGCGATGTTTGTATTACGCCAACTAGAATTTGGTTTGTTTGATTTCCGTTTACATGCCGAGTATGACCCAGCGAAGGGTGCTTGTGTAATGGAAACCTTAACTAATGTAAAAGAACAAGTTTCTGTTGTTCCTTCAACACCTTGGGCGCGTTTCCCTCATGCCTTTAGCCATATCTTTGCAGGTGGATATGCAGCAGGTTATTACAGCTATTTATGGGCTGACGTACTGGCAGCTGATGCCTTCTCTCGTTTCTCTGAAGAAGGCATTTTTAATCGCGAAACGGGTCAATCATTCCTTGATAATATTTTAACTCGTGGTGGTTCAGAAGAGCCAATGGAGCTGTTCAAACGCTTCCGTGGTCGTGAGCCGAAACTTGATGCTATGCTCAAAGGCTACGGCATTAAAGGATGA
- the rsmJ gene encoding 16S rRNA (guanine(1516)-N(2))-methyltransferase RsmJ, which produces MNICLLCEEGADNSALSDLAQRWGLVHDETQIMALVLTPTHLELRKQDEPKLGGIYVDFVEGTMAHRRKFGGGRGEAVAKAVGIKKDYLPDVVDATAGLGRDAFVLASIGCKVRMVERHPVVAALLEDGLKRAYLDADIGEWMQERMTLIHASSAQALTEITPPPDVVYLDPMYPHKAKSALVKKEMRVFQSLVGADEDADALLAPAMALAKKRVVVKRPDYAEPLNHQPSHASVTTKNHRFDIYPCI; this is translated from the coding sequence GTGAATATCTGTTTACTTTGTGAAGAAGGCGCTGATAACAGCGCCTTATCTGATTTAGCACAACGTTGGGGATTAGTTCACGACGAAACGCAAATCATGGCATTAGTTTTAACGCCCACCCACCTAGAATTACGCAAACAAGATGAACCTAAATTAGGTGGCATCTATGTAGATTTCGTAGAGGGCACAATGGCACATCGTCGTAAATTTGGCGGGGGTCGAGGTGAGGCGGTAGCAAAAGCTGTTGGGATCAAAAAAGACTATTTGCCAGATGTTGTTGATGCAACAGCTGGACTGGGGCGTGATGCATTTGTTTTAGCGTCTATTGGTTGTAAAGTCAGAATGGTAGAGCGCCATCCCGTCGTTGCTGCATTACTGGAAGATGGCCTAAAGCGCGCTTATCTTGATGCAGATATTGGTGAATGGATGCAAGAGAGAATGACATTAATTCATGCCTCTTCTGCCCAAGCACTTACCGAGATCACTCCTCCTCCTGATGTTGTCTATCTTGATCCAATGTATCCGCATAAGGCGAAAAGTGCATTAGTGAAAAAAGAGATGCGGGTTTTCCAGTCTCTTGTCGGTGCAGATGAAGATGCCGATGCGCTATTAGCACCCGCAATGGCGCTGGCTAAAAAACGCGTGGTTGTTAAACGTCCTGATTATGCGGAGCCATTAAATCATCAACCCTCACATGCAAGTGTCACCACCAAAAATCACCGTTTTGATATCTATCCTTGTATTTAA
- a CDS encoding SDR family oxidoreductase, whose protein sequence is MATQIDFSLSNKVAVITGGAAGIGLSIAQMFIEKGAKVALLDRSEQIEQVAQRLNSAVGIWCDVSSEESVKQAIHSVIEEFDRIDILVNCAGIVALAPAESLSLEDWNKTLSVNLTGTFLLCQQVGQYMLQRGQGKIINLASQAGIIALPEHVAYCASKAAIINMTKVMALEWAPKGLQINAISPTIVMTDLGKKAWEGEKGEQMKAQIPARRFAEPEEIAAAAVFLASSAADMINGHNLVIDGGYTIQ, encoded by the coding sequence ATGGCTACGCAAATTGATTTTTCTCTCTCGAATAAAGTTGCTGTTATCACTGGTGGTGCGGCAGGAATTGGTTTATCTATCGCACAGATGTTTATCGAAAAAGGGGCTAAGGTCGCTTTATTGGATAGATCAGAGCAGATTGAGCAAGTGGCGCAACGTTTAAATAGTGCCGTGGGGATCTGGTGTGATGTCTCAAGTGAAGAGTCAGTCAAACAAGCGATACATTCGGTTATTGAGGAGTTTGATCGCATTGATATTCTCGTCAATTGTGCGGGTATTGTTGCTTTAGCCCCTGCCGAATCATTATCTCTTGAGGATTGGAATAAAACTTTATCAGTAAATTTAACGGGTACTTTTTTACTGTGTCAGCAAGTGGGGCAATATATGCTACAACGCGGACAAGGTAAGATAATTAATCTCGCCTCTCAAGCGGGAATTATCGCTTTACCTGAACATGTTGCTTATTGTGCAAGTAAAGCTGCCATTATCAATATGACAAAGGTGATGGCGTTAGAATGGGCACCAAAAGGACTACAAATCAATGCAATCTCCCCAACGATTGTGATGACCGATTTAGGGAAAAAAGCTTGGGAAGGCGAAAAAGGTGAACAGATGAAAGCACAAATACCAGCAAGGCGATTTGCTGAGCCGGAAGAGATTGCTGCCGCTGCTGTATTTTTAGCAAGCTCAGCAGCGGATATGATCAATGGCCATAATCTTGTCATTGATGGTGGATATACTATTCAATAG
- the gdhA gene encoding NADP-specific glutamate dehydrogenase, which produces MNISGSLSSFLEGVEKYNAHQPEYHQAVREVFTTLWPFLEKNPQYREQSLLERLVEPERIIQFRVCWLDDKGQVQVNRAWRIQFNSAIGPYKGGMRFHPSVNLSILKFLGFEQTFKNALTTLPMGGAKGGSDFNPKGKSHGEVMRFCQALMTELYRHLGANTDVPAGDIGVGAREVGFMAGMMKKLSNSNECVFTGKGLSFGGSLIRPEATGYGLVYFTNAMLKRHGMSLEGMRVAVSGAGNVAQFTIEKCLELGAKVITASDSGGTVVDEAGFTTEKLARLTDIKNNYGRVEEYAKEFGLTYLEGQQPWAVPVDIALPCATQNELDLEAAKVLIKNGVKAVAEGANMPTTIAATDAFIEAGVLFAPGKAANAGGVATSGLEMAQNAARLSWKAEKVDARLHHIMLDIHHACVNYGGEGKQTNYIQGANIAGFVKVADAMLAQGVL; this is translated from the coding sequence ATGAATATATCTGGCTCATTATCTTCGTTTTTAGAAGGGGTAGAAAAATATAACGCTCATCAACCTGAATATCATCAGGCGGTTCGTGAAGTTTTTACCACTTTGTGGCCTTTTTTAGAGAAAAATCCACAATATCGTGAACAATCATTACTTGAGCGCTTAGTTGAGCCTGAACGTATTATTCAGTTTCGCGTTTGTTGGTTAGATGATAAAGGGCAAGTGCAAGTTAACCGTGCATGGCGTATCCAATTTAACTCAGCCATTGGCCCTTACAAAGGGGGTATGCGTTTCCATCCATCAGTTAATCTTTCCATCCTAAAATTTTTAGGTTTTGAGCAAACATTTAAAAATGCATTAACGACATTACCGATGGGAGGAGCTAAAGGCGGCTCTGATTTTAACCCAAAAGGTAAAAGTCATGGGGAAGTAATGCGTTTTTGTCAGGCATTGATGACTGAACTTTATCGCCATCTAGGTGCTAATACGGATGTTCCTGCGGGTGACATTGGTGTAGGTGCACGAGAAGTTGGCTTTATGGCTGGTATGATGAAAAAACTGTCTAATAGCAATGAATGTGTATTTACAGGTAAAGGTCTTTCATTCGGTGGTAGTTTAATCCGTCCAGAAGCCACAGGGTACGGTTTAGTTTATTTTACTAATGCGATGCTTAAACGTCATGGTATGTCTCTTGAGGGAATGCGTGTGGCGGTTTCTGGCGCAGGTAACGTTGCACAGTTCACTATCGAAAAATGCTTAGAGTTAGGTGCTAAAGTAATAACGGCATCAGATTCAGGCGGTACAGTAGTTGATGAGGCTGGATTTACGACGGAAAAACTCGCTCGACTTACCGACATTAAAAATAATTACGGTCGTGTTGAAGAGTACGCAAAAGAATTTGGCTTAACGTACCTTGAAGGACAACAACCTTGGGCTGTTCCTGTCGATATTGCTTTGCCTTGTGCAACACAAAATGAATTAGATCTAGAAGCGGCGAAAGTCCTTATCAAAAACGGTGTAAAAGCGGTTGCTGAAGGTGCAAATATGCCAACAACAATTGCAGCAACAGATGCCTTTATCGAAGCGGGTGTCCTTTTTGCACCAGGTAAAGCCGCTAATGCGGGGGGTGTTGCAACCTCAGGTTTAGAGATGGCACAGAATGCGGCACGTTTAAGCTGGAAAGCCGAAAAAGTGGATGCTCGCTTACATCACATTATGTTAGATATTCACCATGCTTGTGTGAATTATGGTGGTGAGGGTAAGCAGACTAATTACATTCAAGGCGCGAACATTGCAGGCTTTGTTAAAGTCGCTGATGCCATGTTGGCACAAGGCGTTCTGTAA
- the uspA gene encoding universal stress protein UspA has translation MAYKHILVAVDLSPESNVLVQKAVSMAKPYNAKVSLIHVDVNYSDLYTGLIDVNLGDMQQRITDETRNALKDLSDNSGYEIQETLSGSGDLGQVLVDAIKKYDMDLVVCGHHQDFWSKLMSSARQLINTVHVDMLIVPLKDDE, from the coding sequence ATGGCTTATAAGCATATTCTAGTGGCAGTTGATTTATCCCCCGAGAGTAATGTCTTAGTACAGAAAGCTGTATCTATGGCAAAACCCTATAATGCCAAAGTTTCCTTAATTCACGTTGATGTTAACTACTCTGATCTTTATACCGGTTTAATTGATGTCAACCTCGGTGATATGCAACAACGTATTACTGATGAAACCCGTAACGCGTTAAAAGACCTCTCTGATAATTCAGGTTATGAAATTCAGGAAACCTTGAGTGGTAGTGGTGATTTAGGTCAAGTTCTAGTTGATGCGATTAAGAAATACGATATGGATTTAGTCGTTTGTGGTCATCACCAAGACTTCTGGAGCAAATTGATGTCGTCAGCACGTCAACTCATTAATACAGTGCATGTTGATATGCTTATTGTTCCTCTGAAAGATGATGAATAA
- the uspB gene encoding universal stress protein UspB, producing the protein MFNVIVVFWALCILCLINMMRYFSSIRVLLTILRQSDPLLYQSVDGNGFFTMHGQFSKQLRLIRYINQRQYINHHNPEVIMRCERIYRQFYLVSRFCILAVASLIAMLFW; encoded by the coding sequence ATGTTTAATGTCATTGTTGTCTTTTGGGCGCTATGTATTCTTTGCCTAATTAATATGATGCGTTATTTTTCATCTATTCGGGTATTACTCACAATACTGCGCCAATCGGATCCTTTGCTCTACCAATCGGTGGACGGCAATGGATTTTTTACTATGCATGGGCAATTTTCAAAACAGTTACGCCTTATCCGCTATATCAACCAACGCCAATACATCAATCATCATAATCCTGAAGTTATTATGCGTTGCGAGCGCATTTATCGGCAATTCTATCTTGTTAGCCGTTTTTGTATTTTGGCTGTCGCCAGTTTAATTGCAATGCTTTTTTGGTAG
- the pitA gene encoding inorganic phosphate transporter PitA, translating into MLHLFTDLEFHTGLMLVLALLFVLFYEAINGFHDTANAVATVIYTRAMRAQFAVVMAGVFNFLGVLLGGLSVAYAIVHLLPTDLLLNVSSAHGLAMVFSLLLAAIIWNLGTWYFGIPASSSHTLIGAIIGIGLTNAIVTDSSIVDALNIPKMISIFLSLILSPIIGLVIAGAMIFLLRRYWSGTKKRRRIHLTPAEREKQDGKRKPPFWTRTALILSAVGVSFSHGANDGQKGIGLIMLVLIGVAPAGFVVNMSASGYDITKTHDAVVHLQQYYEKHQPALQHAIDNTPVVSVQADASDTDFHCNSARTPIVLNQTEQMLANISSYDELTADQRAQMRRLLMCIADTATEVAKLPETSAQDARFLKTLSRDLLNTVEYAPIWIIIAVALALSIGTMVGWKRVAVTIGEKIGKKGMTYAQGVSAQVTAAVSIGVASYTGMPVSTTQVLSSAVAGTMIVDGGGVQTKTVKNIALAWILTLPVSIGLSGLLYWISLTFIVNS; encoded by the coding sequence ATGCTACATTTGTTTACTGACCTAGAATTTCATACAGGTTTGATGTTGGTTTTAGCACTGTTATTTGTGCTATTTTATGAAGCTATTAATGGCTTTCATGATACCGCAAATGCGGTAGCAACTGTTATCTATACTCGTGCTATGCGTGCGCAATTTGCGGTCGTAATGGCGGGTGTATTTAACTTCCTTGGAGTTTTGCTCGGTGGATTGAGCGTAGCTTATGCTATCGTTCACTTGTTACCGACAGATCTTCTGCTGAATGTGAGCTCAGCTCATGGCCTTGCCATGGTCTTCTCGTTGCTGTTAGCCGCCATTATCTGGAACTTAGGTACATGGTATTTTGGTATTCCAGCATCAAGTTCACATACGCTGATAGGTGCTATCATTGGTATTGGTTTAACAAATGCTATCGTGACAGATTCGTCTATCGTTGACGCATTAAACATACCAAAAATGATCAGTATCTTCCTATCACTCATACTTTCACCGATTATCGGCTTGGTTATTGCGGGCGCGATGATTTTCTTACTGCGCCGTTACTGGAGTGGTACGAAAAAACGTCGTCGTATCCACCTGACGCCAGCTGAACGTGAGAAGCAAGATGGTAAGCGTAAGCCGCCATTTTGGACTCGTACTGCACTGATTTTATCGGCAGTTGGGGTGAGTTTCTCTCACGGTGCAAATGATGGGCAGAAAGGTATCGGTCTCATCATGTTGGTATTAATTGGCGTGGCGCCTGCGGGCTTTGTCGTCAATATGAGTGCGAGCGGATACGATATCACCAAAACTCATGATGCAGTTGTGCACTTACAACAATATTATGAGAAACATCAGCCAGCGCTACAACATGCTATTGATAATACACCGGTAGTATCAGTTCAAGCTGATGCTAGTGATACAGATTTTCATTGTAATAGCGCAAGAACGCCAATTGTTCTTAATCAAACAGAACAGATGCTTGCAAATATTAGCTCTTATGATGAGCTAACAGCAGACCAGCGTGCTCAAATGCGTCGATTACTTATGTGTATCGCTGATACTGCAACTGAAGTCGCTAAATTACCAGAAACTAGCGCCCAAGATGCACGGTTCTTAAAAACATTGAGTCGTGACCTGCTAAACACCGTGGAATATGCTCCGATTTGGATCATTATCGCAGTGGCATTAGCGCTCTCTATTGGGACAATGGTAGGTTGGAAACGCGTTGCAGTAACAATTGGTGAGAAAATCGGTAAAAAAGGGATGACTTATGCTCAAGGGGTTTCTGCTCAGGTAACCGCAGCAGTTTCCATCGGAGTAGCAAGTTATACGGGGATGCCGGTATCAACAACACAAGTTCTATCATCTGCGGTTGCAGGTACGATGATTGTTGATGGTGGTGGTGTTCAAACGAAGACAGTGAAAAATATTGCACTGGCTTGGATCTTAACATTACCCGTTAGCATTGGTTTATCAGGTTTACTTTATTGGATATCACTGACATTTATTGTGAATAGCTGA
- a CDS encoding NAD(P)/FAD-dependent oxidoreductase, with product MGSYDTVIIGAGAAGLFCASLAGQAGLSVLVLDNGKKAGRKILMSGGGRCNFTNMYIEPSAYLSENPHFCKSALARYTQWDFIELVQRHNIAYHEKTLGQLFCDDSAQQIVDLLLTECQKGKVSVRLRSEVTQIEKTDVGFTLFVDGKTITTPSVVVASGGLSMPGLGATPFGYKVAEQFGLSVLPTRAGLVPFTLHKPQLEQLSQLSGVAVPAIVTAKNGISFKENILFTHRGLSGPAILQISSYWQSGEYVSINLLPNIDVESLLQKKRQKHPNQLLKNTLSRLLPKRFIEIMIESKQLPDVPLTQLSNERIMQIATLLQGWQVQPNGTEGYRTAEVTLGGVDTRALSSKTMEATQVKGLYFIGEVVDVTGWLGGYNFQWAWSSAYACAQNLISTSKSTFVEQ from the coding sequence GTGGGATCATACGATACAGTAATTATAGGTGCAGGTGCCGCGGGGCTTTTTTGTGCGTCTTTAGCTGGGCAAGCAGGATTATCTGTTTTAGTCCTCGATAATGGCAAAAAAGCAGGCCGTAAAATTCTCATGTCAGGCGGTGGACGTTGTAATTTCACCAATATGTATATCGAGCCTTCAGCGTATTTATCAGAGAACCCTCATTTCTGTAAGTCAGCACTTGCTCGCTATACACAATGGGATTTTATTGAATTAGTGCAAAGGCATAATATCGCCTACCACGAAAAAACATTAGGACAGCTATTTTGTGATGATTCTGCACAGCAAATTGTTGATTTATTACTCACCGAATGTCAAAAAGGGAAAGTAAGTGTTCGCTTACGTAGTGAAGTGACACAAATCGAGAAAACAGATGTGGGCTTTACTCTTTTTGTTGATGGAAAAACGATCACAACACCTTCGGTGGTCGTTGCCAGTGGTGGTCTTTCTATGCCCGGATTAGGGGCTACGCCTTTTGGCTATAAAGTTGCAGAGCAATTTGGGCTTTCTGTTTTACCAACACGAGCAGGATTAGTCCCTTTTACATTACATAAACCCCAACTTGAGCAATTAAGCCAACTATCTGGCGTCGCTGTACCTGCTATTGTGACGGCAAAAAATGGGATCAGTTTTAAAGAAAACATTCTTTTTACACATCGTGGTCTTTCAGGTCCTGCTATTTTACAAATCTCTAGTTATTGGCAATCTGGTGAGTATGTAAGTATTAACTTACTTCCAAATATTGATGTTGAAAGCTTGCTACAAAAAAAACGTCAAAAACACCCGAATCAATTATTAAAAAATACGCTTTCTCGCTTATTACCAAAACGCTTCATTGAAATAATGATAGAAAGCAAACAGTTACCTGATGTTCCTCTAACTCAACTTAGTAATGAACGGATAATGCAAATTGCAACGTTATTACAAGGATGGCAAGTTCAGCCCAATGGTACAGAGGGATATCGCACCGCAGAAGTCACTCTAGGTGGCGTAGATACTCGCGCTCTTTCTTCTAAAACAATGGAAGCCACACAAGTAAAAGGACTCTATTTTATTGGAGAAGTAGTTGATGTGACGGGTTGGTTAGGTGGATATAACTTCCAGTGGGCGTGGAGTTCAGCTTATGCTTGTGCTCAGAACCTTATCTCAACATCAAAATCGACCTTTGTTGAACAATAA
- a CDS encoding pirin family protein, producing MIYLRKANERGHANHGWLDSWHTFSFANYYDRNFMGFSALRVINEDRVIPGEGFGTHPHKDMEILTYVLEGNIEHKDSMGNKENVPAGEFQIMSAGTGITHSEYNPNSDKGLHFYQIWIMPNTVGITPRYDQRRFDTTVSKQLILSPDAREGSLKVFQDMTLWRWNLKKGEEAQYQAETGRHVWLQVVKGKITINDIIATTSDGVAIANEDMIRFVGDEDSEILLFDLPPVTA from the coding sequence ATGATTTATCTACGCAAAGCAAATGAAAGAGGACATGCTAATCATGGTTGGCTAGATAGCTGGCATACCTTCTCTTTCGCAAATTACTACGATCGTAATTTTATGGGATTTTCTGCACTACGAGTGATTAATGAAGATCGCGTAATACCCGGTGAAGGTTTTGGTACTCATCCTCATAAAGACATGGAAATTTTAACCTATGTGCTTGAAGGTAATATCGAGCATAAAGACAGCATGGGTAATAAAGAAAATGTTCCCGCAGGTGAGTTCCAAATAATGAGTGCAGGGACAGGCATAACTCACTCAGAATATAATCCAAATAGTGATAAAGGGCTGCATTTTTACCAAATTTGGATTATGCCTAATACTGTCGGTATCACACCACGTTACGATCAGCGTCGTTTTGATACCACAGTGAGTAAACAACTTATTTTATCGCCAGATGCCCGTGAAGGCTCTTTAAAAGTCTTCCAAGATATGACGTTATGGCGCTGGAACCTTAAAAAAGGTGAAGAAGCACAATATCAAGCCGAAACAGGTCGTCATGTTTGGCTACAAGTTGTGAAAGGTAAAATAACGATTAATGACATTATTGCGACCACCAGTGATGGTGTAGCAATTGCTAATGAAGATATGATCCGTTTCGTTGGTGATGAAGATAGTGAAATTTTACTGTTTGATTTACCTCCTGTAACAGCATAG
- the pckA gene encoding phosphoenolpyruvate carboxykinase (ATP), whose product MSVKGLTPKDLQQYGIKDTSEIIYNPSYEQLFNEETKPGLTGYERGTQTSLGAIAVDTGIFTGRSPKDKYIVRDDVTRDTVWWADQGKGKNDNKPLSQEVWADLKSLVTHQLSGKRLFVVDAFCGANADTRLKVRFITEVAWQAHFVKNMFIRPEQEELANFTPDFIVMNGAKCTNPNWKAQGLNSENFVAFNLTERIQLIGGTWYGGEMKKGMFSMMNYFLPLKGIASMHCSANVGESGDVAIFFGLSGTGKTTLSTDPKRKLIGDDEHGWDDDGVFNFEGGCYAKTIHLSKEAEPDIYGAIKRDALLENVVVLSDGSVDFDDGSKTENTRVSYPIYHIDNIVKPISKAGHAKKVIFLTADAFGVLPPVSRLTPEQTQYHFLSGFTAKLAGTERGVTEPTPTFSACFGAAFLSLHPTQYAEVLVKRMQASGAKAYLVNTGWNGTGKRISIKDTRAIIDAILNGDIDKAPMKTLPVFDLEIPTELPGVNSEILDPRDTYADKTQWDTKADDLADRFVKNFDKYTDTPAGQALTKVGPKR is encoded by the coding sequence ATGAGCGTTAAAGGTCTTACCCCTAAGGATCTCCAGCAGTACGGTATTAAGGACACAAGTGAAATCATTTATAACCCAAGTTATGAGCAGTTATTTAATGAAGAAACTAAGCCCGGATTAACAGGTTACGAACGAGGCACTCAAACCTCATTAGGTGCTATTGCTGTTGATACAGGTATATTTACTGGACGTTCTCCGAAAGATAAATACATTGTTCGTGATGATGTTACTCGTGACACCGTATGGTGGGCTGATCAGGGTAAAGGCAAGAACGATAATAAGCCACTTTCACAAGAAGTGTGGGCTGACTTAAAATCATTAGTAACCCATCAGCTGTCAGGCAAACGTTTGTTTGTTGTCGATGCATTTTGTGGTGCGAATGCGGATACTCGTTTGAAAGTTCGTTTTATCACAGAAGTTGCTTGGCAAGCTCATTTTGTTAAAAATATGTTTATTCGTCCTGAGCAAGAAGAGCTGGCGAATTTCACACCAGATTTCATTGTGATGAACGGAGCGAAATGTACAAATCCAAATTGGAAGGCGCAAGGTCTGAATTCAGAGAATTTCGTTGCTTTCAATTTAACTGAACGCATTCAGTTAATTGGTGGTACTTGGTACGGTGGCGAGATGAAGAAAGGTATGTTCTCTATGATGAACTACTTCCTTCCTCTTAAAGGTATTGCTTCTATGCACTGTTCCGCAAACGTTGGTGAAAGTGGTGATGTTGCTATTTTCTTTGGTCTATCAGGCACAGGTAAAACAACGCTTTCAACGGATCCTAAGCGTAAGTTAATTGGTGATGATGAGCATGGTTGGGATGATGACGGCGTGTTTAACTTTGAAGGGGGTTGTTATGCGAAAACAATCCACTTATCAAAAGAAGCTGAACCCGATATCTATGGTGCAATTAAACGTGATGCCTTGTTAGAAAATGTGGTTGTATTATCTGACGGCTCTGTTGATTTCGATGATGGTTCGAAAACAGAAAATACCCGAGTTTCTTATCCTATCTATCATATCGATAATATCGTTAAACCTATCTCTAAAGCAGGTCATGCTAAGAAAGTTATTTTCTTAACGGCAGATGCGTTTGGTGTGTTACCTCCAGTATCACGATTAACACCAGAACAGACGCAATACCACTTTTTGTCAGGCTTCACTGCTAAACTTGCGGGAACAGAACGTGGTGTGACTGAACCAACGCCAACATTCTCAGCTTGTTTTGGTGCGGCATTTTTATCTCTGCACCCAACACAATACGCTGAAGTTTTAGTAAAACGTATGCAAGCATCAGGTGCAAAAGCCTACTTGGTTAATACCGGTTGGAATGGGACAGGTAAGCGTATCTCGATTAAAGATACACGCGCGATTATTGATGCCATCTTAAATGGTGATATTGATAAAGCCCCTATGAAAACATTGCCTGTATTTGATTTAGAGATCCCAACAGAACTACCTGGCGTTAACAGCGAAATCTTAGATCCTCGTGATACTTATGCTGATAAAACGCAATGGGATACCAAAGCAGACGATCTGGCCGATCGTTTTGTGAAAAACTTTGATAAATATACAGATACCCCAGCGGGTCAAGCGTTGACTAAAGTAGGGCCAAAACGTTAA